The proteins below are encoded in one region of Buttiauxella gaviniae:
- a CDS encoding helix-turn-helix domain-containing protein encodes MKKGWHQADIIAGIRKKGTSLAALSRAAGLSSSTLANALTKPWPKGEFLIAEALGVHPSEIWPERYFDKSGKQLNRLNLIRKERS; translated from the coding sequence ATGAAAAAAGGTTGGCACCAGGCAGATATCATCGCGGGTATACGTAAGAAAGGTACGTCGCTAGCAGCACTTTCGCGAGCGGCTGGTTTGAGCTCATCAACACTGGCGAACGCTTTAACGAAACCCTGGCCAAAAGGGGAATTTTTGATTGCTGAGGCGCTGGGAGTGCATCCGAGTGAGATTTGGCCGGAGAGATATTTTGACAAAAGTGGCAAACAACTTAATCGTCTGAATTTAATTAGAAAAGAAAGATCCTAA
- a CDS encoding restriction endonuclease — translation MSSRMWMIRGDGGKLYDDFRDKQIVGIGWSQLAPLVKPGLSRAQLLALYQEADPLTKLGTARSGASQVWRFVNEIQKGDWVMTYSPANRTYLLGKVTSDYQYHPEWVEEGMGIARQVKWNTQEIDRDRLSVSTKNTLGSTLTVFQLPEYALEELLQDKKPTIDVITQNPVAMDEDEVVSDPLRDMEMLAFEGIKDRINSLDWDEMQNLVAGVLRSMGYKTQVSPAGADRGKDIIASPDGFGFENPRIIVEVKHRREQMGSQQIRSFIGGRHKDDRGLYVSTGGFTKDARYEADRSTIPLTLWTLDDLVRALIENYEQVDIETKLLVPLKKTFLPA, via the coding sequence ATGAGCAGCAGAATGTGGATGATCCGTGGTGACGGCGGCAAGCTTTATGACGATTTTCGCGATAAGCAAATTGTAGGCATCGGTTGGTCTCAGCTGGCTCCATTAGTCAAACCCGGCCTGTCCCGAGCCCAGTTACTCGCCTTATACCAAGAGGCAGACCCATTAACAAAGCTGGGAACTGCGCGTTCTGGTGCATCGCAGGTCTGGCGTTTTGTGAACGAAATCCAAAAGGGGGATTGGGTTATGACCTATTCGCCAGCCAACCGTACTTATTTGCTAGGCAAAGTTACTTCAGACTACCAATATCATCCTGAATGGGTGGAAGAGGGGATGGGTATCGCTCGGCAGGTTAAATGGAATACTCAAGAAATCGATCGCGATCGACTGTCTGTATCTACCAAGAACACATTGGGTTCTACGCTGACGGTTTTCCAGCTTCCAGAATATGCGCTAGAAGAGCTTTTACAGGATAAGAAACCCACTATTGATGTGATTACTCAGAATCCAGTTGCGATGGATGAAGATGAGGTCGTTTCTGATCCGCTCCGCGATATGGAAATGCTGGCGTTTGAGGGTATCAAAGATCGTATCAACTCTCTTGACTGGGACGAGATGCAAAATCTGGTTGCCGGAGTTTTACGCAGTATGGGCTATAAAACGCAGGTCTCACCTGCAGGAGCCGATCGGGGTAAAGATATCATTGCTTCACCTGATGGGTTCGGTTTTGAAAATCCACGTATTATCGTTGAGGTAAAACATCGCAGGGAGCAAATGGGAAGTCAGCAGATTCGCAGCTTTATTGGCGGTCGCCATAAAGACGATCGCGGTCTTTATGTCAGTACAGGGGGTTTTACGAAAGATGCTCGATATGAAGCCGACCGTTCGACGATACCACTGACGCTTTGGACGCTTGATGATCTCGTCCGGGCGCTTATTGAGAACTATGAGCAAGTTGATATTGAGACCAAACTTTTGGTGCCTCTGAAGAAAACTTTCCTGCCTGCCTGA
- a CDS encoding DUF5983 family protein — MKLSLTVEADAINVLALNMGRIAVDIDGIELTDLINVVCDNGYSLRIADTPGKLIVEDPLLPVTRLNGIQCNTGHITSEDNAILDQISLQRHDGGNNDWILYTGYGFILRLNARLHPVLELKRIGLSKDSRRLVTTLIQRYGIDILHLDAAGDLLPGFATFDW; from the coding sequence ATGAAACTATCCCTGACAGTAGAAGCTGATGCCATCAACGTACTGGCTCTCAATATGGGTCGGATCGCCGTCGATATCGACGGGATTGAGCTGACCGACCTGATCAATGTGGTCTGTGACAACGGTTATTCGCTTCGTATTGCTGATACCCCCGGGAAGCTGATTGTTGAAGATCCGCTACTACCTGTCACCCGTCTGAACGGGATCCAGTGCAATACCGGGCACATTACCAGTGAGGATAACGCTATTCTCGACCAGATAAGTCTTCAACGCCACGACGGCGGCAACAACGACTGGATACTGTACACCGGCTACGGATTTATTCTCAGACTGAATGCCCGTTTACATCCCGTACTGGAACTAAAGCGAATCGGGCTTTCAAAAGACAGCCGTCGGTTAGTGACTACGCTCATACAACGTTACGGGATCGATATTCTGCATTTGGATGCAGCGGGCGACCTGTTGCCCGGTTTTGCAACTTTCGACTGGTAG
- a CDS encoding antirestriction protein has translation MTDMIHLNDNNLLYPSTGDDSIPVLAATLVPDEQRVEFWPQYFGNIPQWIILEPHIFAWMDRFCADYCGGIWQFYMLSNGGAFMAPEANEDTDEKWSLFNTMNGNGGELSAEAAGIAVCLMTYSHHAMRTGCDAMTEHYYRLRDYALNHAECSAIMHIID, from the coding sequence ATGACGGACATGATTCATCTTAACGATAACAACCTGTTGTATCCCTCTACCGGTGATGACTCCATACCGGTATTAGCCGCCACACTCGTTCCGGATGAACAACGAGTGGAATTCTGGCCGCAGTACTTTGGTAACATCCCACAATGGATAATCCTTGAGCCACATATCTTCGCCTGGATGGACCGCTTCTGCGCGGACTACTGCGGGGGTATCTGGCAGTTTTACATGCTAAGCAACGGCGGTGCTTTTATGGCCCCGGAGGCGAATGAGGATACCGATGAAAAATGGTCGCTGTTCAACACCATGAACGGTAACGGTGGTGAACTCAGCGCCGAAGCCGCCGGTATTGCCGTCTGTCTGATGACTTACAGCCACCACGCCATGCGTACCGGATGCGATGCCATGACGGAACACTATTACCGTCTGCGGGATTACGCGCTCAACCACGCGGAATGCAGCGCCATCATGCACATCATCGACTGA
- a CDS encoding type IV toxin-antitoxin system YeeU family antitoxin, whose protein sequence is MQNTTNVATHDSAEPWWGLKPTVRTCFGARLVQEGNQLHYLADRASITGTFSEADLRHLDQAFPLLLKQLELMLVSGELNPRHQHCVTLYHNGLICEADTLGSCGYIYLAIYPGEPPAA, encoded by the coding sequence ATGCAGAACACAACAAATGTAGCAACCCATGATAGTGCCGAACCCTGGTGGGGACTTAAACCTACCGTCAGGACGTGCTTTGGCGCACGGCTGGTGCAGGAAGGCAACCAGTTGCACTATCTCGCCGACCGCGCCAGCATCACCGGCACGTTCAGCGAAGCGGATTTACGCCATCTTGATCAGGCGTTTCCGCTGCTTTTGAAACAGCTTGAATTGATGCTGGTTTCCGGTGAACTCAATCCCCGCCATCAGCACTGCGTCACGCTGTATCACAATGGTCTCATCTGCGAAGCGGACACACTGGGCAGTTGTGGTTATATCTACCTCGCGATTTATCCGGGGGAACCGCCAGCAGCATAA
- a CDS encoding DUF932 domain-containing protein, protein MRLASRFGHTNQIRRDRPLTHEELHQHVPSVFGEDKHNSRSEKYTYIPTITLLENLQREGFQPFFACQSRVRDPGRREHTKHMLRLRRAGQINGQQVPEIIILNSHDGASSFQLLPGIFRSVCTNSLVCGQSFGEIRVPHRGNVVERVIEGAYEVLGVFDPVEEKREAMQSLLLPPLAQQALAKAALTYRFGEEHQPVTEAQALSPRRWQDEKNDLWTVFNRLQENLSKGGLAGRSAQGKRSHTRAVNGIDGDLKLNRALWVMAEELQQALS, encoded by the coding sequence ATGCGATTAGCCAGCCGCTTTGGCCACACGAACCAGATACGTCGTGACCGTCCGCTGACCCACGAAGAATTACACCAGCATGTTCCCAGCGTCTTTGGTGAAGACAAGCACAATTCCAGGAGCGAGAAGTACACCTATATCCCCACGATTACCCTGCTCGAAAACCTGCAGCGCGAAGGTTTTCAGCCCTTCTTCGCCTGCCAGTCGCGTGTACGTGACCCCGGACGCCGGGAGCATACAAAGCATATGCTGCGCCTGCGTCGCGCCGGGCAGATAAACGGCCAGCAGGTACCGGAAATCATCATCCTCAACAGCCATGATGGTGCATCGAGTTTTCAGTTGCTGCCGGGCATATTCCGCAGCGTCTGCACCAATTCCCTGGTTTGCGGGCAGTCGTTTGGCGAAATTCGCGTACCACACCGGGGCAACGTGGTGGAGAGAGTTATTGAAGGCGCTTACGAAGTCCTCGGGGTGTTTGACCCGGTGGAGGAAAAGCGCGAGGCCATGCAGTCGCTGCTGCTCCCGCCACTGGCGCAGCAGGCGCTGGCGAAGGCTGCGCTGACGTATCGCTTTGGCGAAGAGCATCAGCCGGTAACCGAAGCACAGGCGCTCTCTCCCCGTCGCTGGCAGGATGAGAAAAATGACCTCTGGACAGTCTTTAACCGCCTGCAGGAGAACCTGAGCAAGGGTGGATTGGCCGGACGCTCGGCACAGGGTAAGCGCAGCCACACCCGCGCCGTCAACGGTATCGACGGTGACCTTAAACTGAACCGGGCCTTGTGGGTGATGGCGGAAGAACTGCAGCAGGCGCTGAGCTGA
- a CDS encoding EcsC family protein encodes MENNDEIDVEYDDEMPAEKHNSRSIQAMMGWLYDKAVSGIAGIESAETLAERYLTDAEGDVTKAAHAMIRWESVKAGSTGFLSGVGGVVAMPVTLPLNITSVLFLQTRLVAAIACLGKRSLADERIRALAGLCLCGNAAKALLQEVALQAMDNWTRPFTRRIVEKTLVLMAARAGVRTSGQFIRLVPLAGGVVSGAVDVTTTRTIGRIACTTFLPPYPGQRK; translated from the coding sequence ATGGAAAATAACGATGAGATTGACGTTGAGTATGACGATGAGATGCCTGCAGAGAAACACAACTCCCGCAGTATTCAGGCCATGATGGGCTGGCTCTATGACAAAGCCGTCAGTGGGATTGCCGGGATCGAGTCGGCTGAAACCCTGGCAGAACGCTATCTCACTGATGCTGAGGGTGATGTGACAAAGGCCGCCCACGCGATGATCCGCTGGGAAAGCGTCAAGGCGGGTAGTACCGGCTTTTTATCCGGTGTGGGTGGGGTGGTGGCGATGCCCGTCACGCTGCCGCTGAACATCACCAGCGTACTGTTTCTCCAGACCCGACTGGTGGCAGCCATCGCCTGCCTCGGCAAACGCAGTCTGGCTGACGAACGTATCCGGGCACTCGCCGGGCTGTGCCTATGCGGTAACGCTGCCAAAGCGCTGTTGCAGGAAGTGGCGTTACAGGCGATGGACAACTGGACCCGCCCCTTCACACGGAGGATTGTGGAGAAAACCCTGGTGCTGATGGCCGCCCGTGCCGGTGTACGCACCAGTGGCCAGTTTATTCGTCTGGTGCCTCTGGCCGGCGGTGTGGTCAGCGGGGCGGTGGATGTCACCACCACCCGCACGATTGGCCGTATTGCCTGCACCACGTTTCTTCCACCTTATCCGGGGCAACGGAAATAA
- a CDS encoding glycosyltransferase, with the protein MQPKIDVSVIIPVFNAQATIGHQVHGLLSEQTLSIEVIVVDDGSTDETSTILSAITDERLILVHQENQGVYAARNAALAVHRGEWVVFLDADDRIEDGFLRERLKSARAAQADVALFNGWYTDSSCLQRRPVHRKQPYAQALNGHAWIQHCVAQKEWPHYLWLQMVRSSYIRKNNLRFQEGKSHKDILWTINLAAANGLFYFADRKDYFYITNPASITHRQDYYDIRAHSYIDVISDILALSSLPQHNEIRKPLRRHALVECRHFLGLFRRKIANRQAARQLFRQRIALRQLIAGVSSLSDLFFVLKLVRKIYL; encoded by the coding sequence ATGCAGCCTAAAATTGATGTCAGCGTCATTATCCCGGTATTCAATGCGCAGGCCACTATCGGCCATCAGGTACATGGGCTCCTCAGCGAGCAAACACTCAGCATTGAGGTGATTGTTGTGGATGATGGCTCTACCGACGAAACGTCGACCATACTGAGCGCCATCACCGACGAGCGGCTGATTCTTGTTCATCAGGAAAATCAGGGTGTATATGCTGCAAGAAATGCCGCTCTGGCAGTACACCGGGGTGAATGGGTGGTTTTTCTGGATGCGGATGACCGGATTGAAGACGGTTTTCTCCGGGAGAGACTGAAAAGCGCACGAGCGGCCCAGGCTGATGTTGCCCTTTTCAATGGCTGGTACACCGACAGCAGTTGCCTGCAACGGCGACCGGTTCATCGTAAGCAGCCCTATGCTCAGGCACTCAACGGGCATGCGTGGATACAGCATTGCGTGGCGCAGAAAGAATGGCCGCATTACCTGTGGCTGCAGATGGTACGCTCGTCCTACATCAGGAAGAATAATCTGCGTTTTCAGGAGGGTAAAAGCCACAAGGACATCCTCTGGACGATTAACCTGGCCGCTGCAAACGGCCTGTTTTATTTCGCTGACAGAAAAGACTATTTCTACATCACGAACCCGGCATCGATTACCCACCGACAGGACTACTACGATATCCGTGCACATAGCTACATTGACGTTATCAGCGACATTCTCGCTCTTTCATCCCTGCCGCAACACAATGAGATAAGGAAGCCTCTGAGAAGGCATGCGCTGGTTGAGTGTCGCCATTTTCTCGGGTTGTTCCGGCGTAAGATTGCCAACCGGCAGGCAGCCCGACAGCTGTTCAGGCAGAGAATCGCGTTGCGTCAGTTGATTGCAGGGGTCAGCAGTCTGAGCGACCTCTTTTTTGTGCTGAAACTTGTGAGAAAGATTTACCTGTAG
- the radC gene encoding RadC family protein: MEQQLPLFAAGLPASAQHIIREALTLLERQLREPGASFTSSHAVRDWLRLQLATLEREEFTALFLDNQHRLIAHETLFTGTINHTQVHPREVMKAALKYNAAAMLVAHCHPSGHAEPSEADRRITERLKQALDLVDIRLLDHLVVGGMEIVSLAERGWL, translated from the coding sequence ATGGAACAACAGCTACCGCTGTTTGCTGCCGGATTACCGGCATCCGCACAGCACATCATCCGGGAGGCACTAACCCTGCTGGAGCGTCAGTTACGTGAACCCGGAGCGTCATTTACCTCCAGCCACGCCGTCCGGGACTGGCTGCGCCTGCAGCTTGCCACACTGGAGCGTGAAGAGTTTACCGCGCTCTTCCTCGATAACCAGCACCGGCTGATTGCGCATGAAACCCTCTTTACCGGCACCATCAACCATACGCAGGTCCATCCACGGGAGGTGATGAAGGCGGCACTGAAATATAACGCTGCAGCCATGCTCGTCGCGCACTGCCACCCGTCAGGGCACGCAGAGCCCAGCGAGGCGGACAGACGGATCACAGAACGTCTTAAACAGGCACTGGACTTGGTGGACATCCGCCTGCTGGACCACCTGGTTGTTGGCGGGATGGAAATCGTCTCGCTCGCTGAACGTGGCTGGCTGTAA
- a CDS encoding DUF905 family protein, protein MRNHEVTTFPHKRLSRAEAEAIAATYTNVTFEDDQGIHFRLVIHDTDGMLIWWDWDFVPEAGVMPNRFIASYGIPMAPATDDN, encoded by the coding sequence ATGAGAAATCATGAGGTTACCACTTTTCCGCACAAGAGGCTCAGCCGCGCTGAGGCCGAAGCTATTGCTGCAACGTACACCAATGTCACCTTTGAGGATGACCAGGGTATCCATTTTCGTCTGGTTATCCACGATACCGACGGCATGCTTATCTGGTGGGACTGGGATTTTGTCCCGGAGGCTGGCGTGATGCCCAACCGCTTTATTGCCAGCTACGGTATCCCGATGGCCCCTGCTACTGACGACAATTAA
- a CDS encoding DUF987 domain-containing protein: MKIIPKRQAMTIYRQHPEARLFRFCTGKYKWSGSICHYAGREVQDISGVLAVFAERRQDRHGPYVVLRSVTLN; the protein is encoded by the coding sequence ATGAAAATAATCCCCAAACGTCAGGCAATGACGATATACCGCCAGCATCCTGAAGCCCGGTTGTTTCGTTTCTGTACCGGAAAGTACAAGTGGAGCGGCAGCATCTGCCATTACGCGGGTCGGGAGGTTCAGGATATCAGCGGCGTACTGGCGGTTTTTGCTGAACGCCGTCAGGACCGTCATGGCCCGTATGTCGTATTGCGCAGCGTTACCCTGAATTAA
- a CDS encoding helix-turn-helix domain-containing protein, producing MRTTPNYREIFCKRLKASRLACGLSQRRLGILAGIDEFVASARINRYELGIHEVDIQTAQQLADVLNVPLAYFYSDDEQLAEMILRFTRSSSQIKEDVLELVR from the coding sequence ATGCGAACTACTCCAAATTACCGTGAAATTTTCTGCAAAAGACTCAAAGCTTCGCGGCTTGCATGTGGGCTTTCGCAAAGGCGGCTGGGGATTTTGGCGGGTATCGATGAGTTTGTCGCAAGTGCACGTATCAATCGTTATGAACTTGGAATTCATGAAGTTGATATACAAACGGCTCAGCAATTGGCAGATGTATTGAATGTTCCACTTGCATATTTCTATTCTGATGATGAGCAACTGGCAGAAATGATTTTGCGCTTTACTCGATCATCCTCACAGATTAAAGAAGATGTTTTGGAGTTGGTCCGCTAG
- a CDS encoding DUF4942 domain-containing protein produces MSELTITKSEVLTDHTDVICSTSIERIITGRNSALKQIETLIQQVADISTLTRSIGGKTALDWAMKQDFRCGCWLMEKREAAMKAITRNLDRDIWRDLMKRSGMLSIMDAQAREQWYNSLEKDDIPAINEENILSTFKQLHLNKSEVFERGVINVFKGLSWDYKSNSPCKFGKKIIVTGLVKYDRWGFGLNWGWQRDRLADLERMLMLLDGKPVPDNRADVTRRLSDHIHENRHSTSYEDEMFTIKYYQKGTAHITFKRSELVDKLNDIIARHYPSLLSSRS; encoded by the coding sequence ATGTCAGAACTCACCATCACCAAATCCGAAGTTTTAACCGATCACACCGACGTGATTTGCTCCACCAGCATTGAGCGCATCATCACCGGGCGTAATAGTGCACTTAAACAAATTGAGACACTGATACAACAAGTTGCTGATATATCGACGCTGACCAGAAGTATCGGCGGTAAAACCGCTCTTGACTGGGCCATGAAGCAGGATTTTCGCTGTGGCTGCTGGTTGATGGAAAAAAGAGAAGCGGCAATGAAAGCCATTACCCGCAATCTCGATCGCGATATATGGCGTGACTTAATGAAGCGTTCAGGGATGCTTTCCATTATGGATGCTCAGGCTCGTGAGCAGTGGTACAACAGCCTGGAGAAAGACGATATTCCCGCTATCAATGAAGAAAATATTCTGAGCACATTTAAACAATTGCATCTGAATAAAAGTGAAGTATTTGAACGTGGTGTGATTAACGTGTTTAAGGGGCTGAGCTGGGATTACAAAAGCAACAGCCCGTGTAAGTTTGGGAAAAAAATCATCGTGACAGGGCTGGTGAAATATGACCGTTGGGGATTTGGTCTTAACTGGGGCTGGCAGCGTGATCGCCTGGCTGACCTTGAGCGCATGCTGATGCTTCTCGATGGAAAACCTGTCCCCGACAACCGGGCTGATGTCACCCGTCGTCTCAGCGATCATATTCATGAGAACAGGCACAGTACCAGTTATGAGGATGAGATGTTTACTATTAAGTACTATCAGAAGGGAACGGCCCACATCACGTTCAAACGATCAGAGCTGGTTGATAAGTTGAATGACATCATCGCCCGGCACTACCCAAGCTTGTTAAGCAGCCGTTCTTGA
- a CDS encoding TA system toxin CbtA family protein produces the protein MQTQSIHPARAAESCPPPVAVWQILLTHLLDSHYGLTLRDTPLGNDGVIQEHIEAGISLCDAINFIVEKYELIRIDRHGFNADTQSPLISCIDILHARKACGLMTRNGHKVVTDITRGKCSEVQQ, from the coding sequence ATGCAAACCCAATCTATACACCCTGCACGGGCGGCAGAGTCCTGCCCGCCGCCTGTCGCCGTCTGGCAGATATTACTGACGCACTTGCTGGACAGCCACTACGGTCTGACGCTCAGAGATACACCATTAGGCAACGATGGCGTGATCCAGGAGCATATTGAGGCTGGTATCTCGCTGTGCGATGCCATCAATTTTATCGTCGAAAAGTATGAACTAATCCGTATCGATCGTCACGGTTTCAACGCAGATACACAGTCTCCACTTATTAGTTGTATTGACATTCTCCATGCCCGTAAGGCTTGTGGATTAATGACCCGCAACGGCCACAAAGTGGTTACCGATATCACTCGCGGCAAATGTAGCGAGGTGCAGCAATGA
- a CDS encoding NACHT domain-containing protein has translation MVLIDSLIELAKPWAKKIVEEKFLPYLQDIGYEYYLKGRQLNKLKSSMSDYLIRVKSQCSVINSLAFPNVLKKIKDIYEPLFLSSLDSRDENSIRVSNGNDFVTMITHALIIDNAGMGKSTLMKKIVIDTIDKTEFIPVYIELRSLADSPITYQIKELLGIEPSESDDLVRNFPFAYFFDGVDEIPFDQKNNILKRIREFSDDFPKSKILITSRPDNSLLELHGFSRYRIKPLELEQSYNLLRLYDANSYSLSNKLILSGKLISEIKSMRNKDSITEFLTTPLYVSLLFCAYKHKPIIPRRKDLFYSQVYEALFESHDLSKETGYVRGKMSGLDITDFSLLLRRLAFWCLKHNGRLEFSRAELEICILDIVSNIKGVQVKPIQFINDLITTVPLFVKEGSLYRWSHKSLMEYFSAEFICIDVKDKRDEILLKLFDSNSPSKYKNILELCADIDYSTFRRTVVKHCLERYLNHFEKIDEIDNLSLVDKEIWASVSFFTDIILRLTPYGSASLSDFVPDAEKRNKSPDPEYPIFENTFIGYQDFITSLTYPESLGSAVFEILKWKHLEYFYTERNFYNRLNDDANIITENVMIKVINGRVIGAHDSIIPGVITVLLQFRHALSIPVIRTASARRALSDINLDASNGVDNLLEGF, from the coding sequence ATGGTTTTAATTGATAGTTTAATTGAGCTAGCTAAACCTTGGGCTAAAAAGATTGTAGAGGAAAAATTCTTACCTTATCTTCAGGATATAGGGTATGAATACTATTTAAAGGGGCGTCAACTCAATAAATTAAAATCTTCTATGTCTGATTATCTTATAAGAGTCAAGTCGCAATGTTCTGTAATTAACTCCCTTGCATTTCCAAATGTTTTAAAGAAAATAAAAGATATTTATGAGCCACTATTTTTATCATCTCTTGACTCTCGTGATGAAAATAGTATCAGGGTATCAAATGGAAATGACTTTGTTACAATGATTACTCATGCATTAATAATTGATAATGCTGGTATGGGTAAGTCTACGTTGATGAAGAAAATCGTTATTGATACAATTGATAAAACAGAGTTTATACCAGTTTATATCGAGCTGAGATCTTTAGCTGACTCACCGATTACATATCAAATAAAAGAGCTGCTAGGAATCGAGCCGTCAGAGTCTGATGATTTGGTAAGGAATTTCCCGTTTGCATATTTTTTTGATGGTGTAGATGAAATTCCATTTGATCAAAAAAATAATATTCTTAAAAGAATTCGTGAATTTTCTGATGATTTTCCAAAGTCTAAAATTCTCATTACATCTAGACCCGATAACTCTCTTTTAGAGCTACATGGTTTTTCACGTTATAGAATAAAGCCATTAGAGCTAGAGCAGTCTTACAATTTATTGAGACTGTATGATGCGAATTCATATAGTTTAAGCAACAAATTGATTTTGTCTGGTAAATTAATTTCAGAGATAAAGTCAATGAGGAATAAGGATAGCATTACGGAGTTTTTAACTACTCCTCTATATGTCTCACTACTTTTTTGTGCTTATAAGCATAAGCCTATTATACCAAGAAGAAAGGATCTTTTTTACAGTCAAGTATATGAGGCATTATTTGAGTCTCATGATTTGAGTAAGGAAACTGGTTATGTAAGAGGGAAAATGTCAGGTCTGGATATAACCGATTTTAGCCTTTTATTGAGAAGGTTGGCTTTTTGGTGCCTTAAACACAATGGCAGGCTTGAGTTCTCGCGGGCAGAATTGGAAATATGTATCCTTGATATAGTATCTAATATAAAAGGTGTTCAAGTAAAACCAATACAATTTATTAATGATTTAATAACAACGGTTCCTTTATTTGTTAAGGAGGGATCTTTATACCGATGGTCACATAAATCACTAATGGAGTACTTTTCAGCAGAGTTCATTTGTATTGATGTCAAAGACAAGAGAGATGAAATTCTATTGAAACTTTTTGATAGCAATAGCCCCTCAAAGTACAAAAATATTTTAGAGTTATGTGCAGATATAGATTATAGTACTTTCAGGCGTACAGTCGTTAAACACTGCCTTGAGAGGTATTTAAATCATTTTGAAAAGATAGACGAAATAGATAACTTATCATTAGTTGATAAAGAAATATGGGCTAGTGTGAGTTTCTTTACAGATATTATATTACGGCTTACTCCCTATGGTAGTGCGAGCTTATCCGATTTTGTACCAGACGCAGAAAAAAGAAACAAATCTCCTGATCCTGAATATCCAATTTTCGAAAATACCTTTATCGGTTATCAAGATTTTATTACATCTCTCACTTATCCAGAGTCCCTCGGAAGTGCAGTTTTTGAAATATTGAAATGGAAGCATCTAGAGTATTTTTATACAGAGAGAAACTTTTATAATCGACTTAATGATGATGCTAATATCATTACAGAAAATGTTATGATTAAAGTTATTAATGGTAGAGTTATCGGTGCTCATGACTCCATTATTCCCGGAGTCATAACTGTTTTGCTGCAATTTAGACATGCATTATCAATACCAGTTATTCGTACTGCTTCTGCACGTAGAGCATTATCAGATATTAATTTGGATGCATCAAATGGTGTTGATAACTTATTAGAAGGTTTTTAA
- a CDS encoding helix-turn-helix domain-containing protein, whose translation MKTSINYPDIFCQRLKAARLSKGLSQKSLGILAGIDEFVASTRINRYEKGVHQANIEIAQQLAMALEVPLAYFYMVDDELAELTLNWVKLSARDKTEMLAHIKARASETPR comes from the coding sequence ATGAAAACTTCTATCAATTACCCCGATATCTTCTGTCAGCGCCTAAAAGCTGCTCGTCTTTCTAAAGGACTATCACAAAAGAGTCTTGGCATTCTTGCGGGGATAGATGAGTTCGTTGCAAGCACGCGCATCAATCGCTATGAAAAGGGCGTTCACCAAGCCAACATAGAGATTGCTCAGCAGCTCGCTATGGCACTGGAAGTCCCTTTGGCATATTTCTATATGGTTGATGACGAACTAGCAGAGTTGACTTTAAATTGGGTGAAGCTATCTGCTCGGGACAAAACAGAAATGCTGGCTCACATAAAGGCCAGGGCTTCCGAAACCCCAAGATAA